The following are encoded together in the Flavihumibacter fluvii genome:
- a CDS encoding adenylate/guanylate cyclase domain-containing protein — MNRFSPIILILLLLIMLNISAQNPEAENLKKSLLIQKEDTSKVNLLNQLTAATIQTPDAIIYGNQAVSLAEKLKYTKGKALALKNLGLYNFYKSDFVPAEEYWRLALKEYTDLKDEVGKSNMLNNLGTINSQIGNSSKAMEYYLLALESALKTTDTVRIATTLNNVGSIYMSKPSTFDLAIDYLNKGLLLATRINDKANMGLSYVNLGEVYFQEGKDSLAFFNFSRATEVFDPSDELLPYTLNSIGKLYNRQGQTELALKYHEEALKKAMNAGSKINIAQSSLFIAYYYELKKQHDKALSYFEKARALATEIRAAPELKQAYLGLSQSYYSKNDYKNAYKFRDQSALLADSLFTFAADSLQLKYTVGLKEKQIDILTKDKDLKDLELKRQKIAKNALMVGLGLVFLIIGILYRDYRLKVKTNYILDHQKAEIESLLLNILPAEVAHELQTEGHATPKYFDHATVLFTDFKGFTRMADALSPQELVAELNDCFMAFDDIIEKYNLEKIKTIGDSYMCAGGIPTPDPTATLKMIEASFDIIEYLKKWNEQRTAIGLKPWELRIGIHVGPLVAGVVGKKKYAYDIWGSTVNIASRMESAGEPGQVNISSSVYDIVKNHYDCQYRGKISAKNIGEIDMYFVTKAKEVPKNMELARAVSES; from the coding sequence ATGAACCGGTTCAGCCCTATAATATTGATTTTGTTGCTGCTGATAATGCTGAACATTTCTGCCCAAAATCCTGAGGCTGAAAACCTGAAAAAATCATTACTGATACAAAAGGAAGATACCAGCAAGGTCAACCTGCTAAATCAGCTGACAGCTGCAACTATCCAAACACCCGATGCAATAATTTATGGCAACCAGGCCGTATCTCTGGCTGAAAAACTGAAATACACCAAAGGCAAAGCACTTGCCTTAAAGAATCTTGGTTTATACAATTTCTACAAAAGTGATTTTGTTCCGGCAGAAGAATATTGGCGCCTTGCTTTAAAAGAATATACTGACCTGAAAGATGAGGTGGGTAAATCCAATATGCTTAATAACCTGGGGACAATCAATTCCCAAATTGGTAATTCTTCAAAGGCGATGGAATATTACCTGTTAGCGCTGGAATCTGCTCTTAAAACAACAGATACTGTCAGAATAGCAACTACCCTTAATAATGTGGGTAGCATCTATATGTCCAAGCCAAGTACTTTTGACCTCGCAATAGATTACCTTAATAAAGGCCTCTTGTTGGCAACCAGGATTAATGATAAAGCAAATATGGGGTTATCATATGTTAACCTGGGAGAAGTTTATTTCCAGGAAGGTAAAGATTCTCTAGCCTTCTTTAATTTCTCAAGAGCAACCGAAGTTTTTGATCCATCAGATGAGCTCCTGCCTTATACCCTGAACAGTATAGGTAAGTTATATAACCGTCAAGGGCAAACAGAACTTGCCCTTAAATACCATGAAGAAGCTCTTAAAAAAGCGATGAATGCCGGAAGTAAAATAAATATTGCACAATCATCCCTTTTCATAGCCTATTATTATGAACTCAAGAAGCAACATGATAAAGCTTTGTCATATTTTGAAAAAGCCCGGGCACTAGCCACTGAAATAAGAGCAGCACCCGAATTAAAACAAGCTTATTTAGGTTTATCACAAAGTTATTATTCAAAAAACGACTACAAGAACGCATATAAATTTCGTGATCAATCAGCATTGCTAGCTGATTCATTATTTACTTTTGCTGCCGATAGCCTTCAGTTAAAATATACTGTTGGCTTGAAGGAAAAACAAATAGATATCCTTACGAAAGACAAGGACCTTAAAGACCTTGAACTCAAACGACAGAAAATTGCCAAAAATGCATTGATGGTCGGCCTGGGACTTGTATTCCTGATCATCGGAATTTTATACAGGGATTACCGGCTGAAAGTAAAAACTAATTATATCCTTGATCATCAGAAAGCAGAAATCGAAAGCCTGTTATTGAACATATTACCCGCTGAAGTTGCGCATGAGTTACAAACAGAAGGCCATGCAACACCTAAATACTTTGACCATGCTACTGTATTGTTCACCGACTTTAAAGGATTTACCAGAATGGCCGATGCTCTTTCTCCGCAGGAGTTGGTGGCCGAACTGAATGACTGTTTCATGGCATTTGATGACATCATTGAAAAATATAATCTGGAGAAAATAAAGACAATCGGCGATTCATACATGTGCGCAGGGGGTATACCGACACCTGATCCAACAGCAACCTTAAAAATGATCGAAGCCAGTTTTGATATTATTGAATATCTCAAGAAATGGAATGAACAAAGAACAGCGATTGGCTTAAAGCCTTGGGAATTGCGTATTGGCATTCACGTTGGCCCTCTTGTTGCCGGCGTGGTAGGTAAGAAAAAATACGCATATGATATCTGGGGTAGTACAGTGAATATCGCCAGCCGGATGGAAAGTGCCGGCGAGCCCGGACAGGTGAATATATCTTCAAGTGTTTATGACATAGTAAAGAACCATTATGACTGCCAGTACAGGGGTAAAATTTCTGCCAAGAATATTGGTGAGATTGATATGTATTTTGTAACAAAGGCTAAAGAAGTTCCTAAAAACATGGAACTAGCGAGAGCTGTTTCTGAATCTTGA
- a CDS encoding vWA domain-containing protein, producing MAGISTKAQYYIRGEIKDETQKSLANVKIIFHSTGYIYYSGTYGGFGITSSNSTDTATLSLEGYQTRTLVLDSRKENNLVLKLKAKKENNQERRLMSVTRDLKGSEPTRSSLNGETYSSLRENEFMPVDRFPAIDFALNTDKASYSNIRRFLNMGNTVPPDAVRIEEMLNYFDLNYEEPDPGAVFKVDTKLSDCPWKPGNELFFIKASAKKLNLDKIPASNFVFLIDVSGSMDMPNRLPLLKAAFKLMVNNLRNIDTVSIVVYGGTVGVWLVPTSGADKEKINKAIEELDAGGSTAGESGIRSAYRLAQSQFIPNGNNRVILATDGDFNVGQTSEEDLERLITQQRQLGIYLTCLGVGMGNYKDSKLEVLAKKGNGNFAYLDDEKEAEKVLVKELTQTMYAVADDALLHVKFNPETVKDYRLVGFENKIAAISDTSSILEGGEVGSGHTLMAIFEIERPSWVVDSSANLANIEITCKVPNDSGRIQHNITATATSTSFAALPQTYRFAAGISLFGQLLKDSKYTKQASWADVQNIVQPSIQAGNHLQEEFLLILEKAKKIYYKGKPSRFRNSSR from the coding sequence TTGGCTGGTATTTCTACCAAAGCCCAATATTATATCCGCGGAGAAATTAAGGATGAAACCCAGAAATCTCTGGCGAACGTTAAAATAATTTTCCATTCCACTGGTTATATTTACTACAGTGGGACCTACGGTGGGTTTGGCATCACTTCCTCAAATTCTACTGATACAGCGACCCTTAGCCTTGAAGGCTACCAGACACGCACACTTGTTTTGGATAGCAGGAAAGAAAATAATCTGGTACTAAAGCTGAAGGCAAAAAAAGAAAATAACCAGGAACGCCGCCTCATGTCTGTAACGCGCGACCTTAAAGGCAGCGAGCCAACACGGTCTTCCCTTAATGGCGAAACTTATAGCAGTTTGCGTGAAAATGAATTCATGCCCGTTGATCGTTTTCCGGCAATTGATTTTGCACTTAATACAGATAAGGCCTCTTATAGTAATATCCGCCGATTCCTGAACATGGGTAATACTGTTCCTCCTGATGCAGTGCGGATAGAGGAAATGCTGAATTACTTTGACCTTAATTATGAGGAACCGGATCCAGGTGCTGTTTTCAAAGTAGATACAAAACTATCAGATTGCCCTTGGAAGCCGGGTAACGAATTGTTCTTTATTAAAGCGAGTGCAAAAAAATTAAATCTCGATAAAATCCCCGCCAGCAATTTTGTATTCCTGATTGATGTTTCCGGTTCTATGGACATGCCCAACCGGCTCCCTTTATTGAAAGCAGCCTTTAAGTTGATGGTAAATAATTTGAGGAATATTGATACCGTCTCAATCGTTGTGTATGGCGGAACCGTAGGTGTTTGGCTTGTGCCAACCTCAGGCGCGGATAAGGAAAAGATCAATAAAGCCATTGAAGAATTAGACGCAGGGGGATCAACAGCAGGTGAATCAGGAATCCGGTCTGCTTACCGGCTTGCGCAAAGTCAGTTTATTCCAAATGGAAATAACCGGGTAATACTGGCAACGGATGGTGATTTTAATGTAGGTCAAACCAGTGAGGAAGACCTTGAACGACTCATTACTCAACAACGTCAGTTGGGAATTTATCTCACCTGCCTTGGCGTTGGCATGGGGAATTACAAAGACTCTAAACTGGAAGTCCTGGCTAAAAAGGGTAACGGTAATTTTGCTTATCTTGATGATGAGAAGGAAGCCGAAAAAGTACTTGTTAAGGAGCTCACCCAAACTATGTATGCAGTTGCAGATGATGCTTTGCTCCATGTTAAGTTTAATCCGGAAACTGTAAAAGATTACCGGCTTGTAGGCTTCGAAAATAAAATTGCCGCGATTTCGGATACATCCAGTATTCTTGAAGGAGGAGAAGTGGGATCCGGACACACCTTGATGGCAATTTTTGAAATTGAAAGGCCCTCATGGGTAGTTGATTCCTCAGCAAATCTGGCAAACATTGAAATTACCTGTAAGGTACCCAATGATTCAGGCAGGATACAACATAATATTACTGCCACCGCAACAAGTACTTCATTTGCTGCACTGCCCCAGACATATCGGTTTGCAGCAGGCATTTCCTTATTCGGGCAATTACTAAAGGATTCGAAATACACCAAGCAGGCAAGCTGGGCAGATGTTCAAAATATTGTTCAACCGTCAATCCAGGCGGGTAATCACCTTCAGGAAGAATTCTTACTGATACTGGAAAAGGCAAAGAAAATTTATTATAAGGGGAAACCGTCAAGATTCAGAAACAGCTCTCGCTAG
- the hpt gene encoding hypoxanthine phosphoribosyltransferase, with protein sequence MVKVQVLDKVFEPYLDAARIESGIHRIAAEINRDYAGKKPLFIAILNGSFMFAADLFKEISIDAEICFIKLASYKGTKSTGQVITAIGLDMDIHNRHVIIIEDIVDTGKTLSQFLPQLKHQQPASLELVVLLHKPDATEFPVDIRYLGFSIPNKFVVGYGLDYDGFGRNLPEIYRLLEE encoded by the coding sequence ATGGTAAAAGTTCAGGTGCTGGATAAGGTTTTTGAACCGTATCTGGATGCCGCAAGGATTGAATCAGGAATTCACCGGATAGCTGCTGAAATCAACCGCGATTATGCCGGTAAAAAACCCTTATTTATTGCCATCCTGAATGGTTCATTTATGTTTGCCGCTGACCTGTTTAAGGAAATATCCATAGATGCCGAGATTTGCTTTATTAAACTTGCATCCTATAAGGGTACAAAATCGACCGGCCAGGTTATTACCGCTATTGGTTTAGATATGGATATCCATAACCGGCATGTGATTATCATAGAAGACATTGTGGATACAGGCAAAACACTTAGCCAGTTTTTACCCCAATTGAAACATCAGCAGCCAGCTTCACTTGAACTTGTCGTTCTCCTGCATAAACCTGATGCCACTGAATTCCCGGTTGATATCAGATACCTCGGATTTTCCATTCCTAACAAATTTGTTGTGGGTTATGGACTGGATTATGATGGCTTTGGCAGGAATTTGCCAGAGATTTACCGGCTATTGGAAGAATAA
- a CDS encoding glucosaminidase domain-containing protein, whose amino-acid sequence MIRVLLIIGCFVLSGRSVLGQQSAAVIDYINRYRQLAIDEMQRTGVPASIKLAQGIHETEAGRSELVLKSNNHFGIKCKTGWSGEKVYHDDDANGECFRSYNSPEDSYRDHSDFLKSSQRYASLFQLDPTNYKGWAYGLKKAGYATNIKYSQILIKLIETYSLQQYTLIAMGKLPPISDMMAGEVNTPTKNEAVLVVPVVNYPEGVFQVNDTRVVFVKGGTSLLAIANQYDVALARLLDFNDMTAGEGDILNEDQLVFLQRKRKTGANLFHHVQPEETLYDIAQYEGIRYEALLELNHLQPGMQPAVGERIFLKEKSPARPVLMDAPVRIDFARGQDTVETINTAALTRHIVLQKETLYGIGKKYGVSPDKIKEWNRLSSAPLKPGQELIIYPN is encoded by the coding sequence ATGATCCGTGTGTTGCTGATAATCGGTTGTTTTGTGCTTTCTGGCAGATCTGTGCTTGGACAGCAAAGTGCTGCAGTAATTGACTATATAAATAGGTACAGACAGTTAGCTATTGATGAAATGCAGCGCACAGGGGTTCCTGCATCCATTAAACTGGCACAGGGTATACACGAAACAGAAGCAGGAAGAAGTGAGCTTGTGCTTAAATCCAATAATCATTTTGGCATCAAATGCAAGACCGGATGGAGCGGCGAAAAAGTGTACCACGATGATGATGCGAATGGTGAATGTTTCCGTAGTTATAATTCTCCGGAAGATTCATATCGCGACCATTCTGATTTTCTGAAATCCAGCCAGCGCTATGCTTCTTTATTCCAGTTGGATCCTACTAACTATAAGGGATGGGCATATGGATTGAAAAAAGCCGGATATGCTACAAATATCAAGTATTCACAAATTCTGATTAAACTTATTGAAACATATAGCCTCCAGCAGTATACCTTGATCGCAATGGGAAAACTTCCCCCAATTTCAGATATGATGGCTGGAGAGGTTAATACACCTACAAAAAATGAAGCTGTGCTGGTTGTGCCTGTTGTGAATTACCCTGAAGGCGTTTTCCAGGTAAATGATACCCGCGTGGTATTTGTAAAAGGGGGTACTTCCCTTTTGGCAATAGCGAACCAGTATGACGTCGCACTTGCACGTTTGCTTGATTTCAATGACATGACAGCAGGGGAGGGTGATATTTTGAATGAGGACCAGTTGGTGTTTTTGCAACGGAAAAGAAAAACCGGGGCAAACCTGTTTCACCATGTACAGCCGGAGGAAACCCTTTATGATATCGCCCAATATGAAGGTATCAGGTATGAAGCATTATTGGAACTGAACCACTTGCAGCCTGGCATGCAACCAGCGGTGGGGGAAAGAATCTTCCTTAAAGAGAAATCACCTGCCAGGCCAGTATTAATGGATGCACCGGTCAGGATAGATTTTGCCAGAGGGCAGGATACTGTTGAAACAATAAATACAGCAGCTTTAACCAGGCATATCGTACTTCAAAAGGAAACGCTTTATGGTATAGGGAAAAAGTATGGTGTTAGTCCGGATAAAATAAAAGAATGGAACAGGCTTTCAAGTGCCCCATTGAAACCCGGACAGGAATTAATCATTTATCCCAATTAA
- a CDS encoding O-methyltransferase, with translation MDPINEAVTNYAERFSSKEPQELKDISANTIAVHPQHHMLSGHLQGRFLAMISRLMAPAYILEIGCFTGYSALCLAEGLIQGGQLHSIELRPREAAIARSNFSKSPRSGQLFLHEGEAGSIIPELHFTWDLVFIDADKTGYLNYYELVLPFLRKGGLIIADNVLFHGEVLTQPLKGKNAKAIQAFNEYIEKDERVDKVLVTLRDGLLLLQKK, from the coding sequence TTGGATCCAATTAATGAGGCAGTTACAAATTATGCAGAACGGTTCAGCTCTAAAGAACCACAGGAACTGAAAGATATTTCTGCAAATACTATTGCGGTGCATCCGCAGCACCATATGCTAAGCGGTCATTTACAGGGTAGATTCCTGGCCATGATCAGCCGGCTGATGGCACCTGCATATATTCTCGAAATTGGCTGTTTTACTGGTTATAGCGCGTTGTGCCTGGCTGAAGGATTAATCCAAGGTGGACAACTACATTCCATTGAATTAAGGCCCCGGGAGGCAGCTATTGCAAGATCGAATTTCAGCAAATCACCCAGGTCGGGCCAGCTTTTTTTGCATGAAGGGGAAGCTGGATCGATCATTCCTGAACTGCATTTTACCTGGGATCTTGTATTTATTGATGCCGATAAGACCGGATATCTAAACTATTATGAACTGGTTCTTCCATTTTTGAGAAAAGGTGGTTTGATCATTGCTGATAATGTATTATTCCACGGGGAAGTGCTGACCCAACCTCTTAAAGGGAAAAACGCCAAAGCGATCCAGGCATTCAATGAATATATTGAAAAAGATGAAAGGGTTGATAAGGTGCTTGTGACCCTTCGTGATGGACTTTTATTATTGCAAAAAAAATAA
- a CDS encoding TIGR00730 family Rossman fold protein, with protein sequence MNDTIRMTKQRRWSESKAHSSWQIFKIMAEFVDGFEALAKLGPCISIFGSARTQSGHAAYELTVDISKRLAEEGFGIISGGGPGIMEAANKGAQLGAGKSVGLNIELPFEQHANPYIDRDANLNFEYFFVRKTMFTKYSQGFVMMPGGFGTMDEFFEVATLIQTGKMLQVPLILVGREYWGGLMKWLETTMLNEEYISSDDLDLLKVVDTADEVAEHVLHFYSKHPLQPNF encoded by the coding sequence ATGAATGACACGATCAGAATGACCAAGCAAAGGCGGTGGAGTGAATCTAAGGCGCATTCCAGCTGGCAGATTTTTAAAATTATGGCTGAATTCGTAGATGGTTTTGAAGCCCTTGCAAAACTGGGACCCTGCATTTCAATATTTGGTTCAGCACGAACACAATCAGGACACGCCGCATATGAATTAACGGTTGACATTTCCAAGCGATTAGCTGAAGAAGGATTTGGGATCATTTCAGGGGGCGGCCCGGGAATCATGGAAGCCGCCAACAAAGGGGCACAACTGGGTGCCGGGAAATCAGTTGGATTAAATATTGAATTACCATTTGAACAACATGCCAATCCCTATATCGATAGGGATGCCAACCTCAATTTTGAATATTTCTTTGTACGTAAAACTATGTTTACCAAATATTCACAAGGTTTCGTGATGATGCCCGGTGGTTTTGGGACCATGGATGAATTCTTTGAAGTTGCAACGTTGATACAGACCGGGAAGATGCTGCAGGTACCACTTATCCTGGTTGGCAGGGAATATTGGGGAGGATTGATGAAATGGCTGGAGACAACGATGCTTAATGAAGAATACATTTCTTCCGACGACCTTGACCTGCTTAAAGTAGTGGACACAGCTGATGAAGTGGCTGAACACGTACTCCATTTTTATAGCAAACATCCACTTCAGCCCAATTTCTAA
- a CDS encoding sodium:solute symporter — MSPTLLFTFIIAYFLLLLVVAYITSRNATNDSFFIGNKNSNWMLVAFGMIGTSLSGVTFVSVPGTVATNAFSYMQVVFGYFLGYIVIAYVLLPLYYRLNLTSIYNYLQQRFGFAAYKTGALFFIISRTIGATARLYLVINVMQLFILDRMGIPFFITALVILVMILLYTFEGGVKTIVYTDTLQTSFMLLGLIVCVIYIMQNLGYGFSGTMQALADKGYSTIINTDFNSKGFFLKQVIGGACITIAMTGLDQEMMQKNISVKNLKDSQKNIMSFSIIIVFVNFLFLLLGGLLYIYAEQKGLALKGDDLFPAIAVNYLPPAVAIIFIIALISALFPSADGALTALTSSFCIDILGIRRDASLSDKMQKGTRMIVHLSFTVIFMLCILVFKWIDNKSIISIILDLAGYTYGPLLGLFSFGILTKKKFPDNFNVTLVCLLSPILCYFISRYASEWLGGFQIGIELLLINGILTFLGLLIISKKNIPA; from the coding sequence ATGTCACCAACACTGCTTTTTACTTTCATTATCGCATATTTCCTGCTTCTGCTGGTAGTAGCCTATATCACTTCGAGGAATGCAACAAATGACAGCTTTTTTATCGGGAATAAAAACTCCAACTGGATGCTGGTAGCCTTTGGGATGATCGGCACTTCATTAAGTGGTGTTACATTCGTATCTGTACCTGGTACTGTTGCCACCAATGCATTCAGCTATATGCAGGTGGTATTCGGTTACTTCCTGGGTTATATCGTAATTGCATATGTATTGTTGCCTTTATACTACCGTCTTAACCTCACTTCAATATATAATTACCTGCAGCAAAGATTTGGTTTTGCAGCATACAAGACAGGGGCGTTATTCTTTATTATTTCAAGAACAATTGGAGCCACTGCACGGCTTTACCTTGTCATTAATGTGATGCAATTGTTTATCCTCGACCGCATGGGGATTCCTTTTTTCATTACCGCACTGGTTATTTTGGTAATGATCCTGCTGTATACCTTTGAAGGGGGTGTAAAAACGATTGTTTATACCGATACACTTCAAACCAGCTTTATGTTACTGGGCCTTATCGTATGCGTTATTTATATCATGCAAAACCTGGGTTATGGTTTTTCAGGTACCATGCAGGCCCTTGCTGATAAGGGATATTCTACAATTATCAATACCGACTTCAATAGTAAAGGATTCTTTTTGAAACAGGTAATTGGTGGTGCCTGTATCACCATTGCCATGACCGGTTTAGACCAGGAGATGATGCAAAAAAATATCAGCGTTAAAAACCTGAAAGACTCACAAAAGAATATCATGTCCTTCAGTATCATTATTGTTTTTGTAAATTTTCTTTTTTTGTTGCTAGGTGGATTGTTGTACATCTATGCAGAACAGAAAGGACTTGCCTTGAAAGGTGATGACCTTTTCCCGGCAATCGCCGTAAATTATCTGCCACCTGCAGTTGCCATTATTTTTATCATTGCCCTGATATCAGCTCTTTTCCCAAGTGCAGATGGAGCCTTAACAGCATTGACTTCTTCATTTTGTATCGATATTCTTGGTATCAGGCGAGATGCGTCCCTCTCTGACAAAATGCAGAAGGGAACCCGTATGATTGTGCACCTGAGCTTCACTGTTATATTCATGCTCTGTATACTGGTATTTAAATGGATTGATAATAAATCCATTATCAGTATTATTCTTGACCTCGCAGGTTATACCTATGGTCCATTGCTGGGTTTATTCTCATTTGGCATTCTTACGAAAAAGAAGTTTCCAGATAATTTTAACGTTACACTGGTTTGTCTCTTATCTCCCATCCTCTGTTATTTTATCAGCAGGTATGCCTCAGAATGGCTGGGTGGCTTCCAGATTGGCATAGAATTATTGCTGATCAATGGTATACTGACCTTTTTGGGCCTGTTAATCATTTCAAAAAAAAATATTCCGGCATAA
- a CDS encoding TIGR00730 family Rossman fold protein: MNIKAIAVFCGSQHGINPVFAQHTNELGRFLAMLNIKLVYGGGKKGLMGTIADSVLLHGGEVMGVIPKILTEWEQQHEGLTELAVVPDMHSRKKMMYEMSDAAIILPGGFGTLDELFEMLTWNQLKIHDKKIYLLNSAGYYNALIQFLRQAEKEDFLYDPVDERIIVCNNPIELFNKVR; this comes from the coding sequence ATGAACATTAAGGCGATTGCTGTTTTTTGCGGGTCACAACATGGTATCAATCCTGTTTTTGCACAACACACTAATGAATTGGGCAGGTTCCTGGCTATGCTAAATATCAAACTGGTATATGGTGGTGGTAAAAAGGGCCTCATGGGTACCATTGCTGATTCTGTACTGTTACATGGCGGTGAGGTAATGGGAGTAATTCCAAAAATACTGACTGAGTGGGAGCAGCAGCATGAAGGATTGACGGAACTCGCGGTTGTACCCGATATGCATAGCCGAAAAAAAATGATGTATGAAATGAGCGATGCCGCTATCATACTTCCGGGTGGTTTCGGTACGCTGGATGAATTATTTGAGATGCTCACCTGGAACCAGCTTAAAATCCATGATAAGAAGATATACCTCCTTAATTCAGCCGGTTACTACAATGCCCTGATACAATTCCTTCGGCAGGCGGAGAAAGAGGACTTTCTTTATGACCCGGTAGATGAACGTATCATTGTTTGCAATAATCCCATAGAATTATTCAATAAAGTCCGTTGA
- a CDS encoding FAD-binding oxidoreductase translates to MQSPELDVKARRGILNAQHFHQLQQIVGPSYVFTDEESFQKYGRDETEHLFFYPEVVVKPRTAKEISAILKLCHEDFIPVTPRGAGTGLSGGALPHIGGVLLSMERFNSILSIDERNGQVTTEPGVITEVLQLAVKERGLFYPPDPSSRGSCFIGGNIAENSGGPKAVKYGVVRDYVLNLELVLPTGEIIWTGSNVLKNSTGYNLTQLLVGSEGTLGIVTKIVLKLIPHPSHDLLMLVPFASLEKAGEAVSAIFRAGFTPSGLELLEIDALTIVSSFVDSIAVPVTPGTEAHLIIEVDGNHPESLMAEMEAIAELLTRYDCGEVYFADDAQQKAELWKLRRRVAEAVKIAGYTIEEDTVVPRAELPALIRGVKALGQQFNFTAVCYGHAGDGNLHIRIRQEGTYNSQDDPQMQAALRALFELVYKLGGTISGEHGIGLVQKGFMDIVFNETQFKLMRGIKKLFDPHNILNAGKIFDI, encoded by the coding sequence ATGCAATCACCTGAACTAGATGTCAAGGCTCGAAGGGGCATCCTGAATGCCCAACATTTCCATCAATTGCAGCAAATTGTAGGACCATCCTATGTATTTACGGATGAGGAATCTTTCCAGAAATATGGGCGTGATGAAACGGAACATCTGTTTTTTTATCCGGAAGTTGTGGTGAAGCCCCGAACTGCAAAGGAGATCAGTGCAATACTTAAACTTTGCCATGAAGATTTCATTCCCGTTACACCAAGGGGAGCGGGAACCGGGCTAAGTGGCGGCGCCTTGCCACATATTGGGGGGGTATTGTTGTCGATGGAACGGTTTAACAGTATTTTATCTATCGATGAGCGGAATGGCCAGGTAACTACGGAACCTGGCGTGATCACCGAAGTGCTTCAATTGGCAGTGAAGGAAAGAGGACTATTTTACCCACCAGATCCCAGCAGCCGTGGATCCTGTTTCATCGGCGGAAATATTGCTGAAAATAGCGGGGGGCCGAAGGCTGTCAAATATGGTGTGGTCCGGGATTACGTACTGAACCTCGAACTTGTACTGCCAACCGGTGAAATCATTTGGACAGGTTCCAATGTTTTGAAAAATTCTACAGGCTATAACCTCACTCAATTACTGGTGGGCAGTGAAGGTACTTTAGGAATTGTGACCAAAATTGTATTGAAGTTGATACCACATCCCAGTCATGACCTGCTTATGCTGGTGCCATTTGCTTCACTAGAAAAAGCAGGTGAAGCTGTAAGTGCCATTTTTAGGGCCGGTTTTACCCCTAGCGGTCTTGAACTGTTGGAAATAGATGCCTTAACGATAGTCAGTTCATTCGTGGATAGCATTGCTGTTCCGGTTACTCCCGGTACTGAAGCCCACCTTATTATCGAAGTGGATGGCAACCATCCGGAATCATTGATGGCTGAAATGGAAGCAATTGCAGAATTACTGACACGGTATGATTGTGGCGAAGTCTATTTTGCGGATGATGCACAGCAGAAGGCTGAACTTTGGAAATTAAGGCGAAGAGTAGCGGAAGCCGTTAAAATTGCGGGTTATACCATTGAAGAAGATACTGTTGTGCCAAGGGCAGAATTGCCAGCGCTGATCAGGGGCGTTAAGGCTCTGGGGCAGCAATTCAATTTTACGGCAGTATGTTACGGTCATGCCGGTGATGGCAACCTTCATATCAGGATCAGGCAGGAAGGTACCTATAATAGCCAGGATGACCCGCAAATGCAGGCTGCATTAAGGGCATTATTCGAACTCGTTTATAAGTTGGGTGGCACCATTAGTGGCGAACATGGCATCGGCCTGGTACAGAAAGGATTTATGGACATTGTATTCAATGAAACCCAATTCAAACTGATGCGGGGTATAAAAAAGTTATTCGATCCTCATAATATCCTGAATGCAGGTAAAATATTTGATATTTAA